The following are encoded together in the Pseudomonas xantholysinigenes genome:
- the hrpA gene encoding ATP-dependent RNA helicase HrpA — protein sequence MTDHAIEQLLNNLDHAMIADRHRLRRQLHELRKRPDEGKLAQWVEKVQASCAQVTARQQSVPSIRYDDSLPIAAKRDEIKKALAEHQVLVIAGETGSGKTTQLPKICLELGRGSHGLIAHTQPRRIAARSVAARVAEELGTPLGALVGYQVRFEDQSDSNTLVKLMTDGILLAETQHDRFLERYDTIIVDEAHERSLNIDFLLGYLKTLLHRRPDLKLIITSATIDLERFSKHFDGAPIIEVSGRTYPVDTWYRPLTSEQDEEGNQVEDDLSVDQAILASLDEIAQHERSQGKGPGDVLVFLPGEREIRDAAEILRKAQLRHTEILPLYARLSPAEQQKIFQSHSGRRVVLATNVAETSLTVPGIRYVIDSGTARISRYSYRAKVQRLPIEAVSQASANQRKGRCGRVEPGICIRLYSEEDFNGRPAFTDPEILRTNLAAVILQMLHLRLGAIDAFPFIEPPDGKAISDGFNLLQELSAVNRENQLTPLGRQLARLPIDPRLGRMLLEGARQGSLQEVLIVASALSVQDPRERPPERQQAADQAHAQWKDVDSDFAALVNLWRGFEEQRQALTANPLRNWCRKNFLNYLRLREWRDAHRQLALICRDLQLAVNKEPCNYQPLHKAILSGLLSQIGQKTEEGDYQGARQRRFWIHPSSGIGRKRPQWVMAAELVETTKLYARVVAKIEPDWIEPLANHLIKKNHFEPHWEKKRGQVVAYEQITLYGLILVGRRPVHFGPIDPVTSRELFIREGLVGGEIQSRAKCLAANKRLLEQLDELEAKARRRDILADEETLYAFYEARLPEEIHQTATFDSWYRMNSQKDANLLIMREEDVLAREASEVTAAQYPDHLQVGELSLSLSYHFEPNHPRDGVTVRVPAPLLPNLPGERLEWLVPGLLEAKCIALVRNLPKALRKNFVPVPDFVKAALARMSFGQCALPQALGQELLRMTGARVSDEAWAEAASLVEGHLRMNIEVVDAQGKFLGEGRDLAELTARFAAASQAALALPRTDKAEQPVQAKAFAEVAQTAQQKIAGLSMTVYPALVEDNGTVREGRFSTQAEAEFQHRRALQRLLLQQLAEPAKFLRGKLPGLTELGLLYRELGRVEALVEDILLASLDSCVLEGEDPLPRDGAGLASLAERKRGSWAEHAERLARQTLEVLKLWHGLQKRFKGKIDLTQAVALNDIKQQLANLVYPGFVRETPGVWFKELPRYLKAVELRLEKLGSQVQKDRVWSGELANCWAQYKARVDKHAQEGKRDEQLALYRWLLEEYRVSLFAQQLGTKVPVSDKRLSKQWSQVEA from the coding sequence ATGACAGACCACGCCATCGAACAACTGCTGAACAACCTCGACCACGCCATGATCGCCGACCGCCATCGTCTGCGTCGGCAATTGCACGAACTGCGCAAGCGCCCCGACGAGGGCAAGCTCGCGCAATGGGTGGAAAAGGTCCAGGCGTCCTGCGCCCAGGTCACCGCGCGCCAGCAGAGCGTGCCGAGCATTCGCTACGACGACAGCCTGCCGATCGCCGCCAAGCGCGACGAGATCAAGAAGGCCCTGGCCGAGCACCAGGTGCTGGTGATCGCCGGCGAGACCGGTTCCGGCAAGACCACCCAGCTACCGAAGATCTGCCTGGAGCTGGGCCGCGGTAGCCATGGCCTGATCGCCCACACCCAGCCCCGGCGGATCGCCGCGCGCAGCGTGGCGGCGCGGGTCGCCGAAGAGCTGGGCACGCCGTTGGGGGCGCTGGTCGGCTACCAGGTGCGCTTCGAGGACCAGAGCGATTCGAACACCCTGGTCAAACTGATGACCGACGGTATCCTGCTGGCCGAGACCCAGCACGATCGCTTCCTCGAGCGCTACGACACGATCATCGTCGACGAGGCCCACGAGCGCAGCCTGAACATCGACTTCCTGCTCGGTTACCTCAAGACCCTGCTGCACCGCCGCCCGGACCTGAAGCTGATCATCACCTCGGCGACCATCGACCTGGAGCGTTTCTCCAAGCACTTCGACGGCGCGCCGATCATCGAGGTGTCGGGGCGCACCTACCCGGTGGACACCTGGTACCGCCCGCTGACCAGCGAGCAGGACGAGGAGGGCAACCAGGTCGAGGACGACCTCTCCGTCGACCAGGCGATCCTCGCCAGCCTCGATGAAATCGCCCAGCACGAGCGCAGCCAGGGCAAAGGCCCGGGCGACGTGCTGGTATTCCTGCCGGGCGAGCGCGAGATCCGCGACGCCGCCGAGATCCTGCGCAAGGCCCAGTTGCGTCATACCGAGATCCTGCCGCTGTATGCGCGGCTGTCGCCGGCCGAGCAGCAGAAGATCTTCCAGTCTCACAGCGGTCGACGCGTGGTGCTGGCGACCAACGTCGCGGAAACCTCGCTGACGGTGCCGGGCATCCGCTACGTGATCGACAGCGGCACCGCGCGCATCAGCCGCTACAGCTACCGCGCCAAGGTCCAGCGCCTGCCCATCGAGGCGGTGTCCCAGGCCAGCGCCAACCAGCGTAAAGGCCGTTGCGGCCGGGTCGAGCCGGGCATTTGCATCCGCCTGTACAGCGAGGAAGATTTCAACGGCCGTCCGGCGTTCACTGACCCCGAGATCCTGCGCACCAACCTGGCCGCGGTGATCCTGCAGATGCTGCACCTGCGCCTGGGCGCCATCGACGCGTTCCCGTTCATCGAGCCGCCGGATGGCAAGGCCATCAGCGACGGTTTCAACCTGTTGCAGGAGCTGTCGGCGGTCAATCGCGAGAACCAGCTGACCCCGCTGGGGCGCCAATTGGCGCGCCTGCCGATCGACCCGCGGCTGGGCCGCATGCTGCTCGAAGGCGCTCGCCAGGGCAGCTTGCAGGAGGTGCTGATCGTCGCCTCGGCGCTGTCGGTGCAGGATCCGCGCGAGCGCCCGCCGGAGCGCCAGCAGGCCGCCGACCAGGCCCATGCGCAATGGAAGGATGTCGATTCCGACTTCGCCGCCCTGGTCAACCTCTGGCGCGGCTTCGAAGAGCAGCGCCAGGCGCTGACCGCCAACCCGCTGCGCAACTGGTGCCGGAAGAACTTCCTCAACTACCTGCGCCTGCGCGAGTGGCGTGACGCCCATCGCCAGCTGGCGCTGATCTGCCGTGACCTGCAATTGGCGGTGAACAAGGAACCGTGCAACTACCAGCCGTTGCACAAGGCCATTCTCAGCGGCCTGCTCAGCCAGATCGGCCAGAAGACCGAGGAGGGTGACTACCAGGGCGCGCGCCAGCGCCGTTTCTGGATTCACCCGTCCTCGGGCATCGGCCGCAAGCGCCCGCAGTGGGTGATGGCCGCCGAACTGGTGGAAACCACCAAGTTGTACGCGCGCGTGGTGGCCAAGATCGAGCCGGACTGGATCGAGCCGCTGGCCAATCACCTGATCAAGAAGAACCACTTCGAGCCGCACTGGGAGAAGAAACGCGGGCAGGTGGTGGCCTACGAGCAGATCACCTTGTACGGGCTGATCCTGGTGGGCCGTCGCCCGGTGCATTTCGGCCCGATCGACCCGGTCACTTCCCGCGAGCTGTTCATCCGCGAAGGCCTGGTCGGTGGTGAAATCCAGTCGCGGGCCAAGTGCCTGGCGGCCAACAAACGCCTGCTCGAGCAGCTCGACGAGCTGGAGGCCAAGGCCCGCCGGCGCGACATCCTCGCCGACGAAGAAACACTGTACGCCTTCTATGAGGCGCGCCTGCCGGAGGAGATCCACCAGACCGCGACCTTCGACAGCTGGTATCGCATGAACAGCCAGAAGGATGCCAATCTGCTGATCATGCGCGAAGAAGACGTGCTCGCCCGCGAGGCCAGCGAGGTCACCGCCGCGCAGTACCCGGACCACCTGCAGGTGGGCGAGTTGAGCTTGTCGTTGAGCTATCACTTCGAGCCCAACCACCCACGCGATGGCGTGACCGTACGGGTGCCGGCGCCATTGCTGCCGAACCTGCCGGGCGAGCGCCTGGAGTGGCTGGTACCGGGCTTGCTCGAAGCCAAATGCATTGCCCTTGTGCGCAACCTGCCCAAGGCCCTGCGCAAGAACTTCGTGCCGGTGCCGGACTTCGTCAAGGCGGCGCTGGCGCGGATGAGCTTCGGCCAGTGTGCGCTGCCGCAAGCCTTGGGCCAGGAGCTGCTGCGCATGACCGGCGCGCGGGTGTCCGACGAAGCCTGGGCCGAGGCCGCCAGCCTGGTGGAAGGCCATTTGCGCATGAACATCGAGGTGGTCGACGCCCAGGGCAAGTTCCTCGGTGAGGGCCGCGACCTGGCCGAATTGACCGCGCGCTTCGCCGCCGCCAGCCAGGCCGCGCTGGCCCTGCCGCGCACAGACAAGGCCGAGCAGCCGGTGCAGGCCAAGGCTTTCGCCGAAGTGGCGCAGACCGCCCAGCAGAAGATCGCCGGGCTGTCGATGACGGTCTATCCGGCGTTGGTCGAGGACAATGGCACGGTACGCGAGGGACGCTTCTCGACCCAGGCCGAGGCCGAGTTCCAGCACCGTCGCGCCTTGCAGCGCCTGTTGCTGCAACAGTTGGCGGAGCCGGCCAAGTTCCTGCGCGGCAAGCTGCCGGGGCTGACCGAGCTGGGGTTGCTGTACCGCGAGCTGGGCCGGGTCGAGGCCTTGGTCGAGGACATCCTGCTGGCCAGCCTGGACAGCTGTGTGCTGGAGGGCGAAGACCCCTTGCCGCGCGATGGTGCCGGCCTGGCGTCGCTGGCCGAGCGCAAGCGTGGCAGCTGGGCCGAGCATGCCGAACGGCTGGCCCGCCAGACGCTCGAGGTGCTGAAGCTGTGGCACGGCCTGCAAAAACGCTTCAAGGGCAAGATCGACCTGACCCAGGCGGTGGCGCTCAACGACATCAAGCAGCAGTTGGCCAACCTGGTGTACCCAGGCTTTGTACGCGAGACGCCTGGCGTCTGGTTCAAGGAGCTGCCGCGTTACCTCAAGGCAGTGGAACTACGCCTGGAGAAACTGGGTTCGCAGGTGCAGAAGGATCGGGTATGGAGCGGCGAGCTGGCCAATTGCTGGGCGCAGTACAAGGCCCGTGTCGACAAGCACGCCCAGGAAGGCAAGCGCGACGAGCAACTGGCACTGTACCGCTGGCTGCTGGAGGAATACCGGGTGTCGCTGTTCGCCCAGCAGTTGGGGACCAAGGTGCCGGTTTCCGACAAGCGACTGAGCAAACAGTGGAGTCAGGTGGAAGCCTAA
- a CDS encoding GNAT family N-acetyltransferase: MISLHSLAHLRDLPATTWDALVADAQPFLRHAFLTAMEDSGSVAPDTGWAAEHLVLERDGEVRALLPAYRKWHSFGEYVFDHGWADACERAGIAYYPKLLGAVPFSPVSGPRLLAADPAEGALLLQAIPEYLDKGGLSGAHINFTDPALDEAMAGLPGWMERLGCQFHWRNPGYRDFQDFLDRLSSRKRKQMRKEREQVAGQGIDFAWYRGDQLSEAQWDFVYRCYANTYAIRRRAPYLTRAFFSLVAERMPEAIRVVIARQHGREVAMAFSLVGGDSLYGRYWGCLDEFDRLHFETCFYQGMDFAIDEGLQRFDAGAQGEHKLIRGFEPVITRSWHYLCHPGLRRAVEEFLAQERVGVRAYAEEARGMLPYRRD; encoded by the coding sequence GTGATCAGCCTCCACAGCCTTGCCCACCTGCGCGACCTGCCGGCGACCACCTGGGACGCCCTGGTGGCGGACGCCCAGCCGTTCCTGCGGCATGCTTTCCTCACGGCAATGGAGGACAGTGGCAGCGTGGCGCCCGATACGGGCTGGGCCGCCGAGCATCTGGTACTGGAGCGTGACGGTGAGGTACGTGCGTTGCTGCCGGCGTACCGCAAGTGGCATTCATTCGGCGAGTACGTGTTCGATCACGGCTGGGCCGATGCCTGCGAGCGCGCCGGTATTGCCTACTACCCGAAACTGCTCGGCGCGGTGCCGTTCAGCCCGGTGAGCGGGCCGCGGCTGCTGGCCGCCGATCCGGCCGAGGGGGCGTTGTTGTTGCAGGCGATTCCGGAGTATCTGGACAAGGGCGGGTTGTCCGGAGCGCACATCAATTTCACCGACCCGGCGCTGGATGAAGCCATGGCCGGTTTACCCGGCTGGATGGAGCGCCTGGGCTGCCAGTTCCACTGGCGCAACCCCGGCTACCGGGATTTCCAGGACTTTCTCGACCGCCTCAGCTCGCGCAAGCGCAAGCAGATGCGCAAGGAGCGTGAGCAGGTGGCCGGGCAGGGGATCGATTTCGCCTGGTACCGGGGCGACCAGCTGAGCGAGGCGCAGTGGGACTTTGTCTATCGCTGCTACGCCAACACCTATGCGATACGGCGCCGGGCGCCTTACCTGACGCGCGCGTTCTTCAGCCTGGTCGCCGAGCGCATGCCCGAGGCCATCCGCGTGGTGATCGCCCGACAGCACGGGCGCGAGGTGGCGATGGCGTTCAGCCTGGTGGGCGGCGACAGCTTGTATGGCCGTTACTGGGGCTGCCTGGATGAGTTCGACCGGCTGCACTTCGAGACCTGTTTCTACCAGGGCATGGACTTTGCCATCGACGAAGGCTTGCAGCGTTTCGATGCCGGTGCCCAGGGCGAGCACAAGCTGATCCGTGGCTTCGAACCGGTGATCACGCGCTCGTGGCATTACCTGTGCCATCCGGGGTTGCGGCGGGCGGTGGAAGAGTTTCTGGCGCAGGAGCGGGTGGGGGTCAGGGCGTATGCCGAAGAGGCGCGGGGGATGTTGCCTTATCGTCGGGACTGA
- a CDS encoding ABC transporter ATP-binding protein, whose protein sequence is MLYRRFEQLIDIFREAPSEAPPGKVWPFYLYYLRQVWPSFLALLIVGLIASLIEVALFSYLSRIIDLAQGTPNANFFSEHSGELIWMVVVVLVLRPVFFGLHDLLVHQTISPGMTSLIRWQNHTYVLKQSLNFFQSDFAGRIAQRIMQTGNSLRDSAVQAVDALWHVLIYAISALVLFAEADWRLMLPLLVWIACYIGALYYFVPRVKERSVISSDARSKLMGRIVDGYTNIATLKLFAHTDYEQQYAREAISEQTEKTQLASRVITSMDVVITSLNGLLVVFTTGLALWLWSQSSISVGAIALATGLVIRIVNMSGWIMWVVNGIFENIGMVQDGLQTIAQPVTVSDKPQAPALKVKHGAVRFEHVGFHYGKGSQVIDALNLDIRPGEKIGLIGPSGAGKSTLVNLLLRLYDVQAGRILIDGQDIAEVNQASLRAQIGMITQDTSLLHRSIRDNLLYGRPDATDEEVWEAVRRARADEFIPQLSDAQGRSGFDAHVGERGVKLSGGQRQRIAIARVLLKNAPILIMDEATSALDSEVEAAIQESLETLMQGKTVIAIAHRLSTIARMDRLIVLDKGHIVESGSHSELLAQRGLYARLWHHQTGGFVGVD, encoded by the coding sequence ATGCTGTACCGTCGTTTCGAGCAGTTGATCGATATCTTCCGCGAGGCGCCCAGCGAGGCGCCCCCCGGCAAAGTCTGGCCCTTCTACCTCTACTACCTGCGTCAGGTCTGGCCGAGCTTCCTCGCCTTGCTGATCGTCGGCCTGATCGCCTCGCTGATCGAGGTGGCGCTGTTCAGCTACCTGAGCCGCATCATCGACCTGGCCCAGGGCACCCCCAACGCCAATTTCTTCAGCGAGCACAGCGGCGAGCTGATCTGGATGGTGGTCGTGGTGCTGGTACTACGGCCGGTGTTCTTCGGCCTGCACGACCTGCTGGTGCACCAGACCATCAGCCCAGGCATGACCAGCCTGATTCGCTGGCAAAACCATACCTACGTGCTCAAGCAGAGCCTGAACTTCTTCCAGAGCGACTTCGCCGGGCGCATCGCCCAGCGCATCATGCAGACCGGCAACTCGCTGCGCGACTCGGCGGTGCAGGCGGTGGATGCCTTGTGGCATGTGCTGATCTACGCCATCAGCGCACTGGTGCTGTTCGCCGAGGCCGACTGGCGCCTGATGCTGCCATTGCTGGTGTGGATCGCCTGCTACATCGGCGCGCTGTACTACTTTGTGCCGCGGGTGAAGGAACGCTCGGTGATCTCCTCGGACGCCCGCTCCAAGCTGATGGGGCGCATCGTCGACGGCTACACCAACATCGCCACCCTCAAGCTGTTCGCCCACACCGACTACGAGCAGCAGTACGCCCGCGAAGCGATCAGCGAACAGACCGAGAAAACCCAGCTGGCCTCGCGGGTGATCACCAGCATGGACGTGGTCATCACCTCGCTCAACGGCTTGCTGGTGGTCTTCACCACAGGCCTGGCCCTGTGGTTGTGGAGCCAGTCATCGATCAGCGTCGGCGCCATTGCCCTGGCCACTGGCCTGGTGATCCGCATCGTCAACATGTCGGGCTGGATCATGTGGGTGGTCAACGGCATCTTCGAGAACATCGGCATGGTCCAGGACGGCCTGCAGACCATCGCCCAGCCGGTCACCGTCAGCGACAAGCCCCAGGCGCCGGCGCTCAAGGTCAAGCATGGCGCGGTGCGCTTCGAACATGTGGGCTTTCACTACGGCAAGGGCAGCCAGGTGATCGACGCGCTCAACCTGGACATCCGCCCCGGCGAGAAGATCGGCCTGATCGGCCCCTCTGGCGCCGGCAAGTCGACCCTGGTCAACCTGCTGCTGCGCCTCTACGACGTGCAGGCCGGGCGCATCCTCATCGACGGCCAGGACATCGCCGAGGTCAACCAGGCCAGCCTGCGCGCGCAGATCGGCATGATCACCCAGGACACCTCGCTGCTGCACCGCTCGATCCGCGACAACCTGTTGTACGGCCGCCCCGACGCCACTGACGAGGAAGTCTGGGAAGCAGTGCGCCGGGCCCGGGCCGACGAGTTCATCCCGCAGCTGTCCGATGCCCAGGGCCGCAGCGGTTTCGATGCACATGTCGGCGAACGCGGGGTGAAGCTGTCCGGCGGCCAGCGCCAGCGCATCGCCATTGCCCGGGTGCTGCTGAAGAACGCGCCGATCCTGATCATGGACGAGGCCACCTCGGCGCTGGACTCCGAAGTCGAGGCAGCGATCCAGGAAAGCCTGGAAACCCTGATGCAGGGCAAGACGGTGATCGCCATCGCCCACCGCCTGTCGACCATTGCCCGCATGGACCGGCTGATCGTGCTGGACAAGGGCCATATCGTCGAGAGCGGCAGCCACAGCGAGTTGCTGGCCCAGCGCGGGTTGTACGCGCGGTTGTGGCATCACCAGACCGGCGGGTTCGTCGGGGTGGATTGA
- a CDS encoding putative porin, translating to MRLVSTLTGVSLTGMMLALSTPASAAVDAKLLEMLRANGSINQAQYNELQGDLAKETKEKADQKAQSERLSSFEQKVAWAAKTQIKGDVRLRYEDVNVDNPNSRSGNQDRERVRARVGFYSEINPQVDAGVRVATGSSSDARSTNQSLDNYFDKKSLWVDLAYLDWHPTAVPNLHLIGGKMMQPWVSMGDIIWDSDINPEGVAVTYKTNLGAAELFGSAGHYTLKDNVDGDGVQFKHDAQLYHGQLGTRFNAADTVKVTVGGSIYGFDNDKKSAVLRSFGNTTDEFNLVEGFGQVDFTGFAIPLSAYGQFVKNTESTDGEDKAWLAGLKTKLGAWSLDYNYRDVQRNAVVSLFTDSDFGAGFTGSRGHKFKVGYEIDKNFSLGAAYLMAKTDLSQLPNRNADVDTLQVDLEAKF from the coding sequence ATGCGTCTTGTTTCTACACTTACCGGGGTGAGCCTCACCGGCATGATGCTGGCTCTGAGTACTCCGGCCAGTGCTGCTGTCGACGCCAAGCTGCTCGAAATGCTCCGCGCCAATGGCTCGATCAACCAGGCGCAGTACAACGAACTGCAGGGCGACCTGGCAAAGGAAACCAAGGAAAAGGCCGACCAGAAAGCCCAGTCCGAGCGTCTGAGCTCCTTCGAACAAAAAGTGGCATGGGCCGCCAAGACCCAGATCAAGGGTGATGTGCGCCTGCGTTACGAAGACGTCAACGTCGACAACCCCAACAGCCGCAGCGGCAACCAAGACCGCGAGCGCGTGCGGGCCCGTGTCGGCTTCTACAGCGAGATCAACCCGCAGGTCGACGCTGGCGTGCGCGTGGCCACCGGCAGCAGCTCGGATGCCCGCTCGACCAACCAGAGCCTGGACAACTACTTCGACAAGAAATCGCTGTGGGTCGACCTCGCCTACCTCGACTGGCACCCGACCGCCGTGCCCAACCTGCACCTGATCGGCGGCAAGATGATGCAGCCGTGGGTGAGCATGGGCGACATCATCTGGGACAGCGACATCAACCCTGAAGGCGTGGCCGTCACCTACAAGACCAACCTGGGCGCCGCCGAGCTGTTCGGCAGTGCCGGCCACTACACCCTCAAGGACAACGTCGACGGCGACGGCGTGCAGTTCAAGCACGACGCCCAGTTGTACCACGGCCAGTTGGGCACCAGGTTCAACGCCGCCGATACCGTCAAGGTCACCGTGGGCGGCAGCATCTACGGCTTCGACAACGACAAGAAGTCGGCCGTGCTGCGCAGCTTCGGCAACACCACCGACGAGTTCAACCTGGTGGAGGGCTTTGGCCAGGTGGACTTCACCGGCTTCGCCATCCCGCTGTCGGCCTACGGCCAGTTCGTCAAGAACACCGAAAGCACCGACGGCGAAGACAAGGCCTGGCTGGCCGGCCTGAAGACCAAGCTCGGCGCCTGGAGCCTGGACTACAACTACCGCGATGTGCAGCGCAACGCCGTGGTCAGCCTGTTCACCGACTCCGACTTCGGCGCCGGCTTCACCGGCTCGCGCGGGCACAAGTTCAAGGTCGGCTACGAGATCGACAAGAACTTCTCCCTCGGCGCGGCCTACCTGATGGCCAAGACCGACCTGTCGCAGTTGCCGAACCGCAATGCCGATGTCGACACGCTGCAAGTGGACCTGGAAGCCAAGTTCTAA
- a CDS encoding beta-ketoacyl-ACP synthase III, producing MHNVVISGTGLYTPAQSISNEELVESFNAWAQRFNRDNAAAIERGEVEAAPLSDAAFIEKASGIKSRFVMDKAGILDPQRMKPRLPERGNDEQSILCEMGVAAARQALERAGRTAADVDGVIVACSNLQRPYPAIAIEVQQALGIQGFAFDMNVACSSATFGIQTAANSVQLGQSRAVLVVNPEICTGHLNFRDRDSHFIFGDAATAVLIERADLATSKHQFDIVSTKLLTAFSNNIRNNFGFLNRAAEEGIGARDKLFVQEGRKVFKEVCPMVAELIGQHLAENDLQPSDVKRFWLHQANLSMNHLIVKKLLGREVAEEDAPVILDRYANTSSAGSVIAFHLYQDDLAKGSLGVLSSFGAGYSIGSVVLRKR from the coding sequence GTGCACAACGTCGTGATCAGCGGCACCGGCCTGTACACCCCGGCCCAGAGCATCTCCAACGAAGAATTGGTGGAATCCTTCAACGCCTGGGCACAGCGTTTCAACCGTGACAACGCCGCCGCCATCGAGCGCGGCGAAGTCGAGGCGGCGCCGCTGTCCGATGCCGCATTCATTGAGAAAGCCTCGGGCATCAAGAGCCGCTTCGTCATGGACAAGGCCGGCATTCTCGACCCGCAGCGCATGAAGCCGCGCCTGCCCGAGCGCGGCAACGACGAGCAATCGATCCTTTGCGAGATGGGCGTGGCTGCTGCCCGCCAGGCCCTGGAGCGTGCCGGTCGCACCGCCGCCGATGTCGATGGCGTGATCGTCGCCTGTTCCAACCTGCAGCGTCCGTATCCGGCCATCGCCATCGAAGTGCAGCAGGCGCTGGGCATCCAGGGCTTCGCCTTCGACATGAACGTGGCTTGCTCGTCGGCCACCTTCGGTATCCAGACCGCCGCCAACAGCGTGCAGCTGGGGCAGTCCCGCGCGGTGCTGGTGGTCAACCCGGAGATCTGCACCGGCCACCTGAACTTCCGCGACCGTGACAGCCACTTCATCTTTGGTGATGCCGCCACCGCCGTGCTGATCGAGCGGGCGGACCTTGCGACTTCGAAGCACCAGTTCGATATCGTCAGCACCAAGCTGCTGACCGCGTTTTCCAACAATATCCGCAATAACTTCGGCTTCCTCAACCGCGCCGCGGAAGAGGGCATCGGCGCCCGCGACAAGCTGTTCGTGCAGGAAGGCCGCAAGGTGTTCAAGGAAGTCTGCCCGATGGTCGCCGAGCTGATCGGCCAGCACCTGGCCGAGAACGACCTGCAGCCGTCGGACGTCAAGCGCTTCTGGTTGCACCAGGCCAACCTGAGCATGAACCACCTGATCGTCAAGAAACTGCTCGGGCGCGAAGTGGCCGAGGAAGATGCGCCGGTGATCCTGGACCGTTATGCCAACACCAGTTCGGCGGGTTCGGTGATTGCCTTCCACCTGTACCAGGACGACCTGGCCAAGGGTTCGCTGGGGGTGCTGAGTTCATTCGGTGCTGGGTATTCGATCGGGAGCGTGGTCCTGCGCAAGCGCTGA